A stretch of the Chloroflexota bacterium genome encodes the following:
- a CDS encoding CoA transferase — protein sequence MTDKALSGLKVLEWADFIAGPYCGKLLADLGAEVIKIEKPGVGDESRQRGPFPAHIPHPEKSGLFLYLNSNKLGITLNVDTATGRKIFKELLKTTDILIEDHTPAAMEKLGLDYPNLQKVNPALIMVSITAFGQTGPYRDYKGYAINASALGGQSVCAGEPGREPLTPPLCLGHYQSGAAGATAAMAALFARELSGKGQQIDISEAQVWATLHTGNQESSFIMHGMKRMRWGHRTPGVYPYTILPCKDGFMSMIAIQGYQWKKFLELMGDGQVPEWYSSDPRFQDRREISLKYADEMDSRLAPWLMSHTKRETYQLCLEKRIPFAPVRNMEEVVNDEHLKVREYFVELDHPAAGKLKYPGAPGKLSETAWKIERPAPLLGQHNEEVYCQRLGYAKEELAKLRMGGIL from the coding sequence ATGACAGATAAGGCTCTAAGCGGGCTGAAGGTGCTGGAATGGGCAGATTTCATTGCTGGGCCTTATTGTGGCAAACTTCTGGCCGACCTGGGTGCTGAGGTAATCAAAATAGAGAAGCCTGGTGTTGGCGATGAATCCAGGCAGCGCGGCCCCTTCCCCGCGCACATACCCCACCCCGAGAAAAGCGGGCTGTTCCTCTACCTTAATTCAAACAAGCTCGGCATCACCCTGAACGTGGACACAGCCACCGGCCGAAAGATCTTCAAAGAACTGCTGAAGACAACCGACATCTTGATAGAAGACCACACACCGGCCGCCATGGAGAAGCTGGGACTCGACTATCCCAACCTCCAGAAAGTGAACCCGGCACTGATTATGGTCTCTATCACTGCCTTTGGACAAACTGGGCCCTACAGGGACTACAAGGGTTATGCCATTAATGCCAGCGCTCTCGGTGGTCAAAGCGTCTGTGCCGGAGAGCCAGGCCGTGAACCTTTGACACCTCCACTATGTCTGGGACATTATCAAAGTGGCGCAGCCGGTGCCACGGCCGCCATGGCTGCCCTGTTCGCTCGGGAATTGAGCGGCAAAGGGCAGCAGATCGATATCTCAGAGGCCCAGGTCTGGGCCACTCTTCACACCGGCAACCAGGAGTCGTCTTTCATCATGCACGGGATGAAGAGGATGAGATGGGGGCATCGCACCCCAGGGGTCTATCCTTACACTATCCTCCCCTGCAAAGACGGTTTTATGAGCATGATCGCCATCCAGGGCTATCAATGGAAGAAGTTCCTGGAGTTGATGGGCGATGGGCAGGTGCCGGAGTGGTACTCCAGCGACCCCAGGTTCCAGGACCGCCGTGAGATAAGCCTGAAATATGCTGACGAGATGGACAGCCGGCTAGCACCCTGGCTCATGTCCCACACCAAGCGGGAGACGTATCAACTCTGTCTGGAGAAGAGGATCCCCTTCGCCCCGGTGAGGAACATGGAAGAGGTGGTCAACGACGAGCACCTTAAAGTGCGGGAGTATTTTGTTGAGTTGGATCATCCCGCAGCCGGCAAGCTGAAGTACCCCGGTGCCCCCGGCAAGCTCTCTGAGACGGCCTGGAAAATAGAGCGGCCGGCGCCTCTCCTGGGGCAGCACAACGAGGAGGTCTACTGTCAACGTCTTGGATATGCCAAAGAAGAATTGGCCAAGCTTCGCATGGGGGGAATCCTTTGA